The segment GGATACGCAAAATCAATATCGGCATATTTGGCAAATTCTTGCAAAATGTCTTCCCATATTGCATGTTCACTACTACGACGCTTACGAGGCTCACAAAGATAACGGATAGTTAACAGGACACCACTGTTCTTTACACTTGTATAAACAATAGGAGCAAGATGAGAGTGAAATATCATATATCTTTTGCTTGCTTCTTTTATTCTTTTCTCGGCTGATTTACTCAGATGTTCTGTATGTGTGCGTGCTATTTGGAGTAATATATTCCTGGCTTTTTTCCAGTTACTCTCAAAGGTTACAAGAACAGGAATCTCATTCCAGATATATTGAAACCCCTTACTATAATTTGCAAGTATGTCAGTGAATACTTTCCCATTCGGAATGTGGATAACCCTTCCAGTGCTTTGATCTGCATCTACCCAATTACCGATTTCCATAAGAGTAAACTGAAACACACGCATATCGATAATATCGCCGGCATAATTTCCAATCTGGATGCGGTCTCCAATAGTAAATGGCCTCCGTGCAATAATAAAAAGCCATCCAGCAATGTTTTCCACCAAGTCTTTTAGGGCAATGGCCAAACCTGCGGATAATAAACCCAAGAAAGTACCCAGTTGCCTAAAAGCTTGAATCCATACATTAACTATGAGAAGTAGACCCAGGAGAGATACTACATAAGTTAAGGTCTTTTTCCAAAGGTAACGAATTCGCACATCTTCACTTCGTCGCCAAACTATTTTTAGGATTAAAAAACGAATAAGCCATAAAATTAGAATAATAAGTACTGAGATTAACAGCTTTGTTTGTGCCTCAGGATATAATCCTGTTATTTTTTGTATCAATTCATATAAGTTTTGCATTTTTCTTAACACTCCCATTATCTATAGTTTAGAGACTACAATTTCATATAACGTCCCACGGATACCCGAAGTTGGCGAAGGCAATTTTGGGAAATCTTTCCTGCCTGTCCCTGCCCGATGGCAAGCGGAGGTAGACAGAGATTTCCCTTTTATCTGCTATTAAGTGAAGTTTTTGCAATAGAACTGAAGTTGTAATTTAAAAACATTATGTAAAATCTCTTAGATACGGTTTAAAGAAATGATGAACTAATGATAGTACTATGGCACTTGTTATTACAGCGATTGTTGCATTTAAAGAGAAACCTGTGATTACAATGCCCAAAGCCGTGCCTGATGCAGGTGGATGCTCTGTATCTATAACTACCATTACAAAAATAGAAAGTCCAACAGCAAGTGAATATACAAGAATAGAATACAAGAACGAAGGGTGTGGAATTAAAGCGCATAAAGATCCACATAGGAGGCCAACACCGAATGACCTCCTATGGCATTCCTTGGTTTAGCAGTAATATTTTGGGGCATTGCAAATACAATAAAAGCGGTAGCACCTATCGATGCTATTATAATTGGTCTTTTTTCTATGTTTAAGAATAAAAGTGCTGTAAATATTGTGGAAGCAGCAAAAAGGCTCTGAAATACATAATTCTTCCAGAATCGTCTAAATTCCTTAACTATTTTGCTGATCGATTTTTCCATAAGTCAACCATCCTTGTTTTTTACAAAAAAAACGGACAATGATTTCACTTAACGTGTGTATCCACGACATTAATGTCGTGAACCCATCTGAATTTGGTATGATATGCGACATATGGCGTGGATTTCGCTTTTAGATTTCCAAAATGTTCAGGGCTACACCCAAATCTGGTAGTGTCCCCGAACTTTTTTAATCTTGGTATTCTTCAAACTCCCACAATCTATATCTAATTAAATTGTTATTGTCATCAAACCAATACCATTTACTGAAGTTTCCATAATCATTATATTCAAAATTTCCCCAATAATTCAACAGAGAATCCTCTATACTATATTCTTTCAATTTTATCCATACTCCATTACTGTCATATTCCCAAATTAAATATCCGGTTTGTGCATCACTATTGTTATAAATATTGCAACGAGTTGGAAGATTATCTGCATTATATTGATAGTTTGTTCTATACCAATTCAATGTATTTATTGTATCAGCAGGCACAAAATTTGACCTTCTTTCAAGTAAATTATTCACATCATATTCATACAATTCCAACCCGATTATCTCATCATCGGAATTAAAAAGTTCATTACGAATTACCTTATTTTTATCATTATAAACAAAGCTATCTCTATAAACTTGCAATTCGTCTATCATATTGTAATCCAACATTTTTATTACACGGTATAGAACATTAACTACATAAATATTAACATGCTGGGTATCCTGTCCTCCTCTTCCATCTTC is part of the Candidatus Cloacimonadota bacterium genome and harbors:
- a CDS encoding mechanosensitive ion channel, whose product is MQNLYELIQKITGLYPEAQTKLLISVLIILILWLIRFLILKIVWRRSEDVRIRYLWKKTLTYVVSLLGLLLIVNVWIQAFRQLGTFLGLLSAGLAIALKDLVENIAGWLFIIARRPFTIGDRIQIGNYAGDIIDMRVFQFTLMEIGNWVDADQSTGRVIHIPNGKVFTDILANYSKGFQYIWNEIPVLVTFESNWKKARNILLQIARTHTEHLSKSAEKRIKEASKRYMIFHSHLAPIVYTSVKNSGVLLTIRYLCEPRKRRSSEHAIWEDILQEFAKYADIDFAYPTERFYNYQLEKKTENKQSNKENAKHPVHKKE
- a CDS encoding HPP family protein, coding for MYSILVYSLAVGLSIFVMVVIDTEHPPASGTALGIVITGFSLNATIAVITSAIVLSLVHHFFKPYLRDFT
- a CDS encoding HPP family protein, whose translation is MEKSISKIVKEFRRFWKNYVFQSLFAASTIFTALLFLNIEKRPIIIASIGATAFIVFAMPQNITAKPRNAIGGHSVLASYVDLYAL
- a CDS encoding Ig-like domain-containing protein encodes the protein MKAKLVALLLVACLLAIIGCSKSSTEPQNESPEITNIVAVPDTIRTGQTTTITCFANDPDGDSLTYKWEAVSGTITGSGATVQWTPPDTTGTYSIICTVEDGRGGQDTQHVNIYVVNVLYRVIKMLDYNMIDELQVYRDSFVYNDKNKVIRNELFNSDDEIIGLELYEYDVNNLLERRSNFVPADTINTLNWYRTNYQYNADNLPTRCNIYNNSDAQTGYLIWEYDSNGVWIKLKEYSIEDSLLNYWGNFEYNDYGNFSKWYWFDDNNNLIRYRLWEFEEYQD